Part of the Deltaproteobacteria bacterium genome, ACACCCGTTCAGGTCGCAAAAGGCCATTTCCGGTTCCACCATCCAGAATTCGGCTACATGGCGGCTGGTGTTGGAGTTTTCGGCGCGGAAGGTGGGGCCGAAGGTGTACACGTCACCCAGGGAGAGGGCGAACATTTCAGCGGAGAGCTGTCCGGAAACGGTTAGGCCGGCCTCTTTACCGAAAAAGTCGCGCAGGTAATCCGGTTTGCCTTCCTTCAGCGGCAGGCTCTCGAGGGGCAGGGTGGTAACGCGGAACAGCTCACCAGCCCCTTCGCAGTCGGAAGCCGTGATGATGGGCGTGTGAATATAACGGAAGCCCTTGGTTTTAAAAAAATGGTGAATGGCATAGGATAGCTCGGAGCGAATACGGAATATGGCCCCATATTTGTTCGTTCGAGGACGCAAGTGGGCGATGGTTCTTAAAAATTCGTCGCTGTGTCTTTTTTTCTGCAGGGGAAAGTCTTCCGGGGCCAGGTGCACGATGTCGAGCTTTTGGGCGACAAGTTCCCAGCGCTGCCCTTTTCCCTTGGAAGCGACCAATGTTCCTTCAATGGCAACAGCGGATCCGGTGGTGATTTTTTTTACGTCAGCGTAGTTGGGCAGCGTATCGTCGGCGATCACCTGTATGTTTTTAAGGCAGGACCCGTCGTTGACCTCGATAAAAGAGAAGGTCTTGGTGTCCCTGCGCGTCCGCACCCATCCCTTGATCAGTACGTCGTCCCTGGGTTCCGATAAATTTAATACCGTATGGATTTTGCTTCGTTTTGCCATGGCCCCCTCATTAGCGTTCGATCGATGGCATCGCCTATGAATAATACCGCTGCAACCGTGAAAAACTCGGCTCTATTTTATTATCATATTAAAAACGCTAACTTCTTCGGCATTAAAATTAGTAATTGCGTAAGCTAAGTTTAATGCCGAAGAAGTTAGAGTTTGACGCTGATATAATATCCCTGCCCTCCACGCTGGATAAGCAGGACCACCGTTTTCTTCTGCCGGCTTTTGACCATGGCCTTTTTGAAATCGTCGAGGGTTTCGATGACGATATCGTCCATTTGCCGGATGACGTCGCCCGGTTCGACCCCTATTTTGGCAAGATAAGCCCCGGGCATGACGTTCGCTACCATTACCCCTTTCTTCGCCGTTATTCTGAAGGAATCGCGGTTTTTGGACGAAAGAGGCTCCACCTTGATACCCAGCAGGCTGTTGGCCAGGTCCAGGGCGCGGTCTTCGGGAAAAACTTCCGTTTCGAGTGCGACGGTCATCTTTTTTCCCCTGCGCAAAACGGTGATGTGTATGGTCGACCCCACCGGGTAATCCCTCAGCACCTGGTGGTAGTCAACGATCGAAGCGACAGGTCTTTTTTCTATGGACAGCAGGATGTCCCCCGGTTTTATGCCGTGGCGTGCGGCCGGGCTGCCCGTTTCCACGGTTTTGACGAGCAATCCTTTCTCCCCGGGCACCTTCATGTACAGGCTGAGATCCTCGTCGAGGTTTTGCACAAGCAGACCTGTCCATGAGAGCACGACCTCACCATATTGAATCAGGTCGGCGATGATTCGCCGGGCTTTGTTGATGGGAATGGCGAAGCCGATGCCCTGAGCCTTGGCGTATATGGCGGTATTGATGCCGATGAGATCCCCGTTTATATTGAGCAACGGTCCCCCGCTGTTGCCCGGATTGATGGAGGCGTCGGTTTGGATGAAGTCGCGATAAATGGTATCGTCGGTCCTGATGCTGCGGTTGAGGGCGCTGATGACGCCGGTAGTCACCGTGTGGGAAAATCCGAAGGGGTTTCCAATGGCAATAACCGTCTCACCGATCATGAGGTCGTCTGACCGCCCCATCTCGATGGATGGAAGTTCCTGCCCGGATTCGATGCGCAATACCGCTAGATCGGAGTCCGGGTCGGCGCCCACCAACTGAGCGGTAAAGGTGCGCTCGTCCTGAAGGGTTACGGTAATTGCTTCCGCTTTTGCGATAACGTGCGCATTGGTGAGAATAAACCCTCTTGCCCCGTCGATAATGACCCCGGACCCCAGACTGGTCCTTTTCTCGTTTTGCCTGAACCTGGGGTCAAAAAAATCCCTGAAAAACGAATCGAAAAACGGGTCCATTCCAAAACCGGAAAAGGGGCTGCGCCGTGAATGAATTTCATACTCGGAGCTGACATTGACGACGGCGGTGCTTACCTTTCGGACCGCCTCTACGACCGCATCCCTGCGGTTGTATGCTGCAAAAGCAGGAACGGGTAAAAGAAGGGTAATCAGGATAGCCGCTATAATTGGGTTGAATCGCTCGAAGGGTTTTGTCATAATCAAAACTTTGGTTCAAAATCCTTTTTTGATAACATCGTGGCAAACGCTTTTGGATTAGATATAACATGACACCCACAAGCATTCAAGATTTCTTAGCCTTGGTGGAACGGCCGAGTCGATATCTGGGAACGGAAATTAACGCTGTAAAAAAAGACCCGTCCGGGATCGGAATGAAATTTGCCCTGGCTTTTCCCGACCTTTACGAGATCGGCACCTCTCATTTCGGCATTCAGATCCTGTACCAGATCCTTAACAAACACCCGCGTATCGCCGCGGAACGGGTCTTCGCTCCGGCCGAAGATATGGAAACGCTGCTGCGCAAAAACGCGGTTCCCCTTATGAGCCTCGAATCCCGCACCCCATTGAAAGATTTCAATATATTGGGTTTCAGTCTTTTATACGAACTCAACTACACCAACATCCTGACGATGTTGGATCTTTCCGGCATTCCTTTTCTATCTAAGGAGCGGGACGATTCGTTTCCCCTGGTGATCGGCGGAGGTCCCTGTACCTGCAATCCCGAGCCGTTGGCTGACTTTTTCGACGCCTTTGTCGTCGGCGATGGCGAAGAGGTGGTTCTCGAAATGGCGGAAACCTGGTTTAACCTCAGGCGGAACGGTGATGACGACAAAGCATCCGTCTTGAAGGCATGGTCGACGATAACCGGTGTGTACATACCCGCCAGGTTTCCCGTAACCTACGATCGGGGCGGGTTTCAGTTGCCGGTCGGTGACCCTGGCACGGGTGGAAAC contains:
- the asnS gene encoding asparagine--tRNA ligase, whose product is MAKRSKIHTVLNLSEPRDDVLIKGWVRTRRDTKTFSFIEVNDGSCLKNIQVIADDTLPNYADVKKITTGSAVAIEGTLVASKGKGQRWELVAQKLDIVHLAPEDFPLQKKRHSDEFLRTIAHLRPRTNKYGAIFRIRSELSYAIHHFFKTKGFRYIHTPIITASDCEGAGELFRVTTLPLESLPLKEGKPDYLRDFFGKEAGLTVSGQLSAEMFALSLGDVYTFGPTFRAENSNTSRHVAEFWMVEPEMAFCDLNGCMDLGEEMIRHLCRYALDNCREDIELFGRFVDKTLLETLQTIVSKPFVRLPYMEAVDILKKSKKNFEFDVDVGRDLQSEHERYLTEEHFKKPVIVYDYPKEIKAFYMRLNDDDQTVGAMDVLVPKIGEIIGGSQREERLQVLERRIDETGLSRESYWWYLDSRRFGSVPHSGFGLGFERLLMLLTGVSNIRDVIPFPRTPNSIEF
- a CDS encoding Do family serine endopeptidase; the protein is MTKPFERFNPIIAAILITLLLPVPAFAAYNRRDAVVEAVRKVSTAVVNVSSEYEIHSRRSPFSGFGMDPFFDSFFRDFFDPRFRQNEKRTSLGSGVIIDGARGFILTNAHVIAKAEAITVTLQDERTFTAQLVGADPDSDLAVLRIESGQELPSIEMGRSDDLMIGETVIAIGNPFGFSHTVTTGVISALNRSIRTDDTIYRDFIQTDASINPGNSGGPLLNINGDLIGINTAIYAKAQGIGFAIPINKARRIIADLIQYGEVVLSWTGLLVQNLDEDLSLYMKVPGEKGLLVKTVETGSPAARHGIKPGDILLSIEKRPVASIVDYHQVLRDYPVGSTIHITVLRRGKKMTVALETEVFPEDRALDLANSLLGIKVEPLSSKNRDSFRITAKKGVMVANVMPGAYLAKIGVEPGDVIRQMDDIVIETLDDFKKAMVKSRQKKTVVLLIQRGGQGYYISVKL